The following are encoded together in the Humulus lupulus chromosome 5, drHumLupu1.1, whole genome shotgun sequence genome:
- the LOC133778739 gene encoding chaperone protein dnaJ 13, protein MKEEEGGPPNKELYALLHISPEASDEEIRKAYRQWAQVYHPDKYQAPHMKDIATENFQRICEAYEILCDENKRQIYDIYGMEGLTSGLELGPNLNKAQEIKEELERLKRRKEEEKISTHLRPSGTIHASMSLPHFLHGDGFMRGMAMRSDVQSQISKKNTLAIAGNLEVNGNAGGGAATAVFRHQISSVSSIELLASAGLHALVGIHSTRHLSLHSTATIAFAMSLRDGSLNLTNTWTRQLSDTATGNIQLGLGPESSISVGWQKKAKEMSASGEVKFGTSSFGASAHYTHRFSSKSHGRIAGKVGSTNLELEVGGGRKISSFSTVRMMYTIGIQGIFWRFELHRGGQKLIVPVLLTRHLNPVFATGALIVPTSLYFILKKFVFKPYYLKREKQKASENMEKTSAKVQESRAAAEKAQQLLQNVANRKKTRQLERGGLVITKAVYGSSKALKKINEPVEANEDESASQIIDVTLPLNFLVNDSGQLKLHEGVKKSGIMGFCDPCPGEGKQLYVEYTCGDGRYKVVVDDFGELIIPQEGHRV, encoded by the exons aTGAAAGAGGAGGAGGGAGGCCCTCCCAATAAGGAGCTTTACGCACTCCTTCACATATCACCGGAAGCCTCCGATGAAGAAATCCGAAAAGCTTACCGCCAATGGGCCCAAGTCTATCACCCTGACAAGTACCAAGCTCCCCAT ATGAAGGACATTGCTACTGAGAACTTCCAACGCATATGCGAAGCCTATGAGATTTTATGCGATGAGAATAAAAGGCAAATTTATGATATTTATGGTATGGAAGGGCTCACCTCTGGTTTGGAGCTTGGTCCCAATCTCAATAAAGCACAGGAGATTAAAGAAGAGCTCGAACGATTGAAACGaaggaaagaagaagagaaaatctCTACTCATTTACGACCCTCTGGTACAATTCACGCTAGTATGTCTTTGCCTCACTTTCTTCACGGTGATGGCTTCATGAGAGG CATGGCTATGAGGAGTGATGTTCAGTCTCAGATATCAAAGAAAAATACTCTTGCAATCGCTGGAAATTTGGAAGTTAATGGTAATGCCGGCGGTGGAGCTGCCACGGCGGTGTTTAGGCATCAGATTTCTTCAGTTTCTTCCATTGAGTTGTTGGCTTCAGCTGGGTTACACGCCCTTGTTGGAATCCACTCTACTCG TCATTTATCTCTGCACTCAACTGCTACAATTGCATTTGCAATGTCTTTGAGAGATGGTTCGTTGAATCTCACTAATACTTGGACCCGCCAACTTTCTGACACTGCAACTGGAAAT ATACAACTTGGTTTAGGCCCGGAATCATCTATTTCGGTTGGATGGcaaaagaaagcaaaggaaatgTCAGCCTCCGGAGAAGTAAAG TTTGGCACCAGTTCTTTTGGGGCATCAGCTCATTACACTCACAGATTTTCATCCAAGTCTCATGGCCGTATTGCAGGCAAAGTTGGGAG CACCAATCTTGAGCTTGAAGTTGGTGGGGGAAGGAAGATATCTAGTTTCAGCACTGTCCGCATGATGTATACAATAGGAATTCAG GGTATTTTTTGGAGATTTGAATTGCACCGGGGTGGTCAAAAGTTAATTGTTCCA GTTTTACTAACCAGGCATTTAAATCCAGTGTTTGCAACTGGAGCTCTCATTGTCCCAACATCATTGTACTTTATATTAAAG AAATTTGTTTTCAAACCATACTACCTGAAGAGGGAAAAGCAGAAAGCCTCGGAGAATATGGAAAAGACTTCCGCAAAG GTTCAAGAGTCAAGAGCCGCAGCTGAGAAAGCCCAGCAGTTACTACAAAATGTAGCCAATAGGAAAAAAACTAGGCAATTAGAGAGAGGTGGACTGGTGATTACTAAAGCAGTCTATGGAAGCTCTAAAGCTTTGAAGAAAATTAATGAACCTGTAGAAGCAAACGAGGACGAATCAGCTTCACAAATCATAGATGTCACCTTACCTCTTAATTTTCTGGTCAATGATTCTGGCCAGCTCAAG CTTCACGAAGGCGTAAAGAAGTCGGGGATCATGGGTTTCTGTGATCCTTGTCCTGGAGAAGGCAAGCAGTTGTATGTGGAGTACACTTGTGGTGATGGGAGATATAAG GTGGTGGTTGATGATTTTGGGGAGTTAATAATACCTCAAGAAGGCCATAGAGTTTAA